Proteins co-encoded in one Daphnia carinata strain CSIRO-1 chromosome 3, CSIRO_AGI_Dcar_HiC_V3, whole genome shotgun sequence genomic window:
- the LOC130693390 gene encoding uncharacterized protein LOC130693390, translating to MPRLFYILLLGVLLNERAIHSSAIDSKAVGEPTSSVKTIANQTAEIHPPKTRQVEDVIIADGRETLKEVIDDQTTHLFFGEANSFANKGNVRTFPADAFGTLLIPTNQEAKIESSADAPVIILNTNEPVQAGEVDVPVFETQPRQDAENPTGDSQIVASVSESFAESQLDATIDQFARNATTGESIAISKMDEPAPAIQTSGQAAPFDQATNIGTSFVTDSETGEGRQSTASQITHVQETEIAVGDHASPFPSTSGGLDTFQMEQKGDFAVELNPNTNERFNMRSQTATNLNLSGRASHLPLVKVKQVFNIHVKPSASYRPFPRAQWRQEDSSVEFVLNDRVPVQFETGQLARTQESNLGNVDSFVHEDIAGPVQVQPEPIDLGRVIVPYGVPMDPVVHQVSLAEQGPNSGRTDSFIIISSAEQFQKDADVILTIRPKANLGTGVFHTNEGVAQTIPIQPEINLGRADAFVNTEIEGGTQYEPETNIGETITVTNIQTEPRTEMTGIVGYQTESDQPADKQNQISDERALRSAFASNASQSQQSSNTNTQRPINLNRHVNDGDVDEPNISIEIVDRDPRVGAKQATAQRNRTVVVEVDDGIVSSEIIGHIDEHQKIHLPRPVPEQETPSTKAPRRGGNRQKVPQVTIEQIQAAVIDNHADEMLASNSSQSQQSSNNNIQRPINLNRHIIDGDVDEPNISIEIVDRDPRVGAKQATAQRNRTVVVEVDDGIVSSEIIGHIDEHQKIHLPRPVPEQETPSTKAPRHGGNRQKVPQVTIEQIQAAVNDKHADEMRDDSSVERLKQNSRNQSTPSRNSEEQDDHSLEVNVRLLSKIKRIMRPQLRKQERRPKMEFFRHSGEQNDVSSELNDILTNPVFQQKIHEMDGRLKSAPEARSKRLMKKYAEALALSSSSSSPIINSFLPFIIACLLVCW from the exons ATGCCACGTCTCTTTTACATATTG CTACTGGGAGTACTCCTCAATGAAAGAGCAATTCATTCATCTGCCATCGACAGCAAAGCGGTGGGCGAACCAACCTCAAGCGTGAAGACCATAGCCAACCAAACTGCTGAGATCCATCCGCCGAAAACCAGGCAAGTTGAGGACGTTATCATCGCTGACGGAAGAGAAACTTTAAAGGAAGTAATAGACGATCAAACAACTCATCTCTTTTTCGGAGAAGCGAATTCATTCGCAAACAAAGGCAACGTTCGAACATTCCCGGCAGACGCGTTCGGTACTCTATTGATTCCAACAAACCAAgaagcaaaaattgaaagttcTGCGGATGCTCCCGTCATTATCCTGAATACCAATGAACCTGTTCAAGCAGGAGAGGTCGATGTTCCAGTTTTCGAAACTCAGCCACGGCAGGATGCAGAAAATCCAACTGGAGATTCACAAATCGTTGCCAGCGTAAGTGAATCGTTTGCTGAGAGCCAATTGGATGCAACCATCGATCAATTCGCCCGGAACGCAACAACTGGAGAATCGATTGCCATTAGCAAAATGGATGAGCCGGCACCGGCTATTCAAACTAGCGGACAAGCCGCTCCATTCGATCAAGCAACAAATATCGGAACATCTTTCGTTACCGACAGCGAAACAGGTGAGGGAAGACAATCAACGGCTAGCCAAATCACTCACGTTCAAGAAACTGAAATTGCGGTCGGTGATCACGCAAGTCCATTTCCTTCGACTTCGGGAGGACTTGACACATTTCAGATGGAACAAAAAGGTGATTTCGCTGTAGAACTGAATCCTAATACTAACGAACGTTTCAACATGAGAAGCCAAACAGCAACCAACTTAAACTTGTCTGGAAGGGCGAGCCATTTGCCGTTGGTAAAAGTGAAACAAGTTTTCAACATTCACGTTAAACCATCCGCGTCCTATAGACCATTTCCCAGAGCACAATGGAGACAGGAAGATTCGTCTGTAGAATTTGTGCTGAACGATCGGGTTCCCGTTCAATTTGAAACAGGTCAATTAGCTCGAACTCAAGAGTCTAATTTAGGTAACGTAGATTCTTTCGTACATGAAGATATCGCTGGGCCTGTACAAGTCCAGCCAGAGCCCATAGACCTCGGCCGTGTTATCGTGCCATATGGAGTGCCAATGGATCCCGTCGTTCATCAGGTAAGTCTAGCCGAGCAAGGACCGAATTCAGGTAGAACCGATAGCTTTATCATCATCAGCAGTGCGGAACAGTTTCAAAAGGATGCGGATGTCATCCTCACGATCCGACCAAAGGCAAATTTAGGCACTGGTGTCTTCCATACTAACGAAGGCGTTGCGCAAACGATCCCAATCCAACCTGAAATAAATTTAGGAAGAGCTGATGCTTTTGTTAACACTGAAATTGAAGGAGGAACTCAATACGAGCCGGAAACGAACATCGGCGAAACTATTACGGTTACTAACATTCAAACCGAACCAAGAACTGAAATGACAGGCATTGTTGGTTATCAAACTGAGAGCGATCAACCTGCAGATAAGCAAAATCAAATCTCCGATGAAAGAGCACTGAGATCCGCATTTGCTTCGAACGCAAGCCAAAGCCAACAATCAAGCAATACCAATACCCAAAGACCAATCAATCTTAATCGGCATGTCAATGACGGAGATGTGGATGAGCCTAACATCTCCATTGAAATCGTAGACAGGGATCCCCGCGTTGGAGCTAAACAAGCAACTGCCCAGCGGAACAGAACTGTTGTGGTAGAAGTGGACGATGGCATTGTGTCCAGCGAAATTATCGGTCACATTGATGAACATCAGAAGATTCATCTGCCCAGACCAGTTCCAGAACAAGAAACGCCTTCAACGAAAGCTCCACGTCGCGGTGGCAATCGACAAAAAGTGCCACAGGTGACGATTGAACAAATTCAAGCAGCTGTTATTGATAACCATGCCGATGAAATGCTTGCTTCCAACTCAAGCCAAAGCCAACAATCAAGCAATAACAATATCCAAAGACCAATAAATCTTAACCGGCATATCATTGACGGAGATGTTGATGAGCCTAACATCTCCATCGAAATCGTAGACAGGGATCCCCGCGTTGGAGCTAAACAAGCAACTGCCCAGCGGAACAGAACTGTTGTGGTAGAAGTGGACGATGGCATTGTGTCCAGTGAAATTATCGGTCACATTGATGAACATCAGAAGATTCATCTGCCCAGACCAGTTCCAGAACAAGAAACGCCTTCAACGAAAGCTCCACGTCACGGTGGTAATCGACAAAAAGTGCCACAGGTGACGATTGAACAAATTCAAGCAGCTGTTAATGATAAACATGCCGATGAAATGCGAGATGATAGTTCGGTTGAGAGACTTAAACAGAATAGCCGAAATCAATCGACACCGTCCCGAAACTCTGAAGAACAGGATGATCATTCGCTGGAAGTCAATGTCAGATTGCTGtcaaaaatcaaacgaattaTGAGGCCCCAATTGCGCAAACAAGAAAGACGCCctaaaatggaatttttccGACACTCTGGAGAGCAAAACGATGTATCCTCAGAGTTGAACGACATTTTAACGAACCCCGTTTTCCAGCAAAAGATACACGAAATGGATGGTCGTTTGAAATCGGCGCCGGAAGCTAGAAGTAAGCGCCTCATGAAGAAATACGCTGAAGCTCTTGCGTTATCTTCTAGTAGTTCGTCTCCGATCATCAACTCGTTTTTGCCATTCATTATCGCTTGCCTATTAGTTTGTTGGTAA
- the LOC130693867 gene encoding uncharacterized protein LOC130693867, whose protein sequence is MFASFNIMLVGALMLLNTANSQSNLPTQMAAGNLQGMRPGQTFTVNGHVIGLTQSHEHDDVSMEVIGRVANAQNVQATPGQQRPSVHPAQQGVLFSRHSNERHDLSLEDLIGRNANRQHVQAAHQRPAVVPAGQGVRFSDDSIERHDLSLEDVIGRHSNRHRVQTQPAVLAVPQSGRRFRDSDEHRDLSLEDLVGRVPNRQHVQNNQGATQQGVRLFRDSDEHDDVSYEVDFSLLPQLLSLLKPAVQSTTPLAPSQGQRLGQQVNQHYDERHEVSLEFNEILANPTFQQKIQEIDDRLKRAPGPRGKRLMEKYATALAVYSTPSGESSSPSVNSSYFLPFFIACFWAWFL, encoded by the exons ATGTTCGCCTCTTTCAATATAATG CTGGTGGGAGCATTGATGCTTCTGAATACAGCAAATAGCCAGTCGAACCTGCCAACTCAGATGGCTGCTGGAAATCTTCAAGGAATGCGGCCGGGCCAAACGTTTACGGTAAATGGGCACGTCATAGGCTTGACCCAATCTCACGAACACGATGATGTTTCGATGGAAGTTATCGGACGTGTCGCAAATGCTCAGAATGTTCAAGCGACACCGGGCCAGCAAAGACCGTCCGTTCATCCTGCCCAGCAAGGTGTCCTATTTTCACGCCATTCCAACGAACGTCACGACTTGTCGCTAGAGGACCTGATTGGCCGCAATGCCAACCGACAGCACGTTCAAGCAGCTCATCAAAGGCCGGCGGTCGTTCCAGCCGGGCAAGGTGTCCGTTTCTCCGACGATTCTATCGAACGTCACGACCTGTCGCTGGAAGACGTGATTGGCCGGCATTCCAACCGTCACCGCGTCCAAACTCAACCGGCTGTCCTCGCAGTCCCGCAAAGTGGGCGTCGCTTCCGGGACTCTGACGAGCATCGCGATTTGTCGCTGGAGGACCTTGTTGGCCGCGTTCCTAATCGCCAACACGTGCAGAACAATCAAGGGGCAACTCAGCAAGGTGTCCGCCTCTTCCGAGATTCCGACGAACATGACGACGTCTCGTACGAAGTCGATTTCAGCCTCCTTCCGCAATTGCTTAGCCTTCTCAAACCGGCCGTCCAAAGCACAACGCCATTGGCACCGAGCCAGGGCCAGCGTCTTGGCCAGCAAGTGAACCAACATTACGACGAACGTCACGAAGTCTCCCTGGAGTTTAACGAGATCTTGGCCAATCCAACGTTCCAGCAAAAGATCCAAGAAATCGACGACCGTCTGAAAAGGGCTCCCGGACCCAGAGGCAAACGTTTGATGGAGAAATACGCCACGGCCCTTGCCGTCTATTCCACTCCATCCGGCGAAAGCTCGAGCCCGTCCGTGAATTCTTCGTACTTCCTTCCGTTTTTCATTGCCTGCTTTTGGGCGTGGTTCTTATAG
- the LOC130693786 gene encoding uncharacterized protein LOC130693786, translated as MTTTVCRQIYVVLIGALLVAINLKEADSFTITSDGVRGFESRESHELFTSAEDHLKRIGLQRPANNGQAIARHSDEHDDSSEFRIAVGTVAPAVGRNPTIRTVNQVTRAPTANVRLPVSFHSDEHDDLSDEERSITGILSSNKQVASIQMTPNAGSQAGQRITKHPDERLIVSAQPGKQVIIRTVTTPVSVQPPPIHKAMFRHSDEHDDYSDEIVSRVSVLNAPPIPNVPAVAAKATGLGQTTNPQPPLDRPRSGGRVDLPWLEHADDIDVQIDPITKQIVNVRAEQKDSIEHDDLFSDEITRSRMPPTPTFTALNTNPIQLNAGIQTPVNGPPLPLDNVARVLNQQNVQIRPATLGQAAAVIVGRHLIDHSDEVDDHSVEIHHVRTGIPTRAVSPGVGTPAIPPTDVRHLLADSSEHDVSLEGVLHLSNGQTQRTAVHRQGVFRDSDERDVSSEVVRRILNQHNLTRSNHQDVHRVSHSDERDDTSVEVILHVRNGTATVQRMPSMRHSHELDDTSDEMRGIGRSLPMRPIGQQGVRVVSRQSHERDDSMEMIGLVRKVAVTPHETTVIGGHVIRHSDEIDDDSSELHHVGSQSPPGGGRVPATPGVGHHFRHSDEHDVSIEDVIGVRHQPANGQIQAAPVHPGVRILEDSHEHDDSRERRGRVLDHQGRPINTTVYHRESDEHDDLSLEVDLSLLPEIQRLFTGAKADAVAPPAVQHQQGMAASIGGRNHGNQAVQNAVEMDVSLEVEDILANPLFQRKIQEIDDRLKSMPDVRGKRLIEKYAEALALSSPSFSSAPSIIQSSFYLPLLFTCLLVWFS; from the exons ATGACGACCACTGTGTGCCGTCAAATTTACGTagtg ctgatTGGCGCACTACTCGTTGCAATCAATTTAAAAGAAGCTGATTCTTTCACAATTACAAGTGATGGAGTCCGTGGATTTGAATCTCGCGAAAGTCACGAGCTATTCACATCGGCAGAAGATCATCTGAAAAGGATAGGGCTACAACGTCCGGCCAATAACGGACAGGCCATTGCCAGGCATTCGGATGAACACGATGATTCCTCAGAGTTCAGGATTGCTGTTGGCACTGTTGCTCCGGCTGTTGGCCGAAACCCGACGATCCGTACCGTTAACCAAGTGACTCGAGCCCCAACGGCTAACGTCCGGCTTCCCGTTTCGTTCCACTCTGACGAACACGATGACCTGTCCGACGAAGAAAGATCCATTACAGGTATTTTGAGCTCTAATAAGCAGGTTGCATCAATTCAAATGACACCGAATGCCGGAAGCCAAGCGGGCCAACGTATTACCAAGCATCCGGACGAGCGTTTGATTGTTTCCGCCCAACCGGGAAAACAGGTTATTATCCGTACGGTCACGACTCCTGTCAGCGTTCAACCCCCACCGATCCACAAGGCCATGTTCAGACATTCTGACGAACATGACGATTATTCTGATGAAATTGTTTCAAGAGTATCGGTTTTAAACGCACCGCCCATTCCGAATGTTCCAGCAGTAGCGGCCAAAGCGACTGGCCTTGGTCAAACGACTAATCCTCAACCTCCCCTTGATCGGCCGCGCTCTGGCGGTCGCGTTGATTTGCCATGGTTGGAACACGCTGATGACATTGACGTCCAAATTGACCCTATAACAAAGCAGATCGTTAACGTCAGAGCCGAACAGAAAGATTCCATCGAACACGACGATTTGTTTTCCGATGAAATCACAAGATCACGTATGCCCCCGACACCTACATTTACAGCCTTAAATACTAATCCGATCCAGTTAAACGCTGGGATTCAAACACCTGTTAACGGACCTCCGCTACCCCTTGACAATGTGGCGCGCGTTTTGAACCAACAAAACGTTCAAATCCGACCGGCAACACTTGGACAGGCTGCGGCCGTCATCGTCGGACGCCATTTAATCGATCATTCTGACGAAGTGGACGATCATTCTGTGGAAATCCATCACGTCAGAACAGGCATCCCAACACGAGCCGTTTCCCCAGGTGTAGGCACCCCTGCAATTCCGCCAACGGATGTGCGACATCTGTTGGCAGATTCTAGCGAACACGATGTCTCGTTAGAAGGCGTCCTCCACCTATCGAACGGCCAAACGCAAAGGACTGCCGTTCATCGTCAGGGCGTGTTCAGGGATTCTGACGAACGAGACGTGTCATCTGAAGTCGTCAGAAGAATATTGAATCAACACAACTTAACGAGGTCGAACCACCAAGACGTTCATCGTGTCAGCCATTCTGACGAACGTGACGACACGTCGGTCGAAGTGATTTTGCATGTCCGCAACGGAACTGCAACGGTCCAGCGAATGCCTTCGATGAGGCATTCGCACGAACTCGACGACACGTCTGACGAAATGCGGGGCATTGGTCGCAGTCTTCCGATGCGCCCAATAGGCCAGCAGGGAGTGCGTGTCGTGTCAAGACAATCACACGAGCGCGATGATTCGATGGAAATGATCGGGCTCGTGCGGAAGGTGGCTGTCACGCCTCACGAAACAACGGTCATTGGCGGCCACGTCATTAGGCACTCGGACGAAATCGATGACGATTCTTCAGAATTGCACCACGTCGGAAGTCAATCACCACCTGGCGGTGGTCGCGTTCCCGCAACACCTGGCGTCGGACATCACTTCAGACATTCCGATGAACATGACGTCTCTATAGAAGACGTGATTGGCGTCCGCCATCAGCCAGCAAATGGTCAGATCCAAGCAGCGCCAGTCCATCCAGGTGTTCGAATTCTGGAAGACTCACACGAACACGACGACTCGAGAGAAAGGAGAGGGCGCGTTCTCGACCACCAAGGCCGTCCAATCAATACGACCGTATATCACCGCGAATCGGATGAGCACGATGACCTGTCCTTGGAAGTGGACTTGAGTTTGCTTCCGGAAATCCAGCGGCTTTTCACAGGCGCGAAAGCGGACGCAGTGGCCCCGCCAGCTGTTCAACATCAACAGGGAATGGCGGCATCGATAGGTGGAAGAAATCACGGAAATCAGGCCGTTCAAAATGCTGTGGAAATGGACGTTTCACTTGAGGTGGAAGACATTTTGGCCAACCCGTTGTTCCAGCGAAAGATTCAAGAGATCGACGACCGTTTGAAATCGATGCCGGACGTCAGGGGCAAGCGTTTGATTGAGAAATACGCTGAAGCTCTTGCTCTGTCATCTCCGTCGTTCAGTTCGGCACCATCGATCATTCAATCATCTTTCTACCTCCCGCTTTTATTCACTTGCCTtttggtttggttttcgtAG